From one Ignavibacteria bacterium genomic stretch:
- a CDS encoding cystathionine gamma-synthase: MKFSTKAIHIGQEPDELTGAVTVPLYQTSTYAQEEIGKHKGWEYARTQNPTRSRWETCLAAMEQAADAIAFGSGSAAVDAVLRMLKAGDHVIMAEDMYGGTYRLATRMHEKFGLLFSFVDMRNPDNVARALTATTKMVYTETPTNPMMTITDLAAVATIAHGADALMVVDNTFASPYLQQPITLGADIVVHSATKYLGGHSDLVHGIVATKTSELAEQLHFIQNAAGAVPGPLESWLCLRSAKTLHLRMEAHSSNALALAEILDTHSKVQAVHYPGLKSHPQHSIAARQMKAFGGMISIELGSLAAAQKFTAKTKLFTLAESLGGVESLVCHPITMTHASVPDEQRKRLGITQGLVRLSVGVEDPEDLIADLEQALA; this comes from the coding sequence GTGAAATTTTCTACCAAGGCCATTCATATTGGCCAGGAACCTGACGAACTCACCGGTGCCGTTACCGTACCACTGTATCAAACCTCGACTTACGCCCAGGAAGAAATTGGCAAACACAAGGGGTGGGAGTATGCCCGAACCCAGAATCCAACACGATCGCGCTGGGAAACCTGCTTAGCCGCAATGGAACAAGCTGCCGATGCAATAGCCTTTGGCAGCGGGTCTGCAGCGGTTGACGCCGTCCTGCGGATGCTGAAAGCAGGTGACCACGTGATTATGGCCGAGGATATGTACGGCGGCACCTACCGCCTGGCTACGCGGATGCACGAAAAATTTGGTCTGCTGTTTTCGTTCGTGGATATGCGCAATCCTGACAATGTAGCCAGGGCACTCACTGCCACAACAAAAATGGTGTACACCGAAACACCAACAAATCCGATGATGACCATTACTGACCTTGCTGCCGTTGCTACCATCGCGCACGGGGCTGATGCACTAATGGTTGTTGACAATACGTTTGCTTCACCCTATCTGCAGCAGCCAATTACGCTTGGTGCCGATATCGTTGTGCACAGTGCCACAAAGTACCTTGGTGGTCACAGCGATCTGGTGCATGGCATTGTTGCCACAAAAACCTCTGAACTGGCCGAGCAGCTGCACTTTATTCAGAATGCCGCCGGTGCCGTGCCGGGTCCGCTTGAAAGCTGGCTGTGTTTGCGCTCCGCAAAAACATTACACCTTAGGATGGAAGCACACAGCAGCAATGCCCTTGCTCTTGCCGAAATTCTGGATACACATTCAAAGGTTCAGGCTGTACACTATCCCGGCCTGAAAAGTCACCCCCAGCATTCCATTGCCGCCCGCCAGATGAAGGCATTTGGTGGCATGATAAGTATTGAGCTTGGCTCGCTGGCGGCCGCACAGAAATTTACCGCCAAAACAAAACTCTTCACCCTTGCCGAAAGTCTTGGTGGCGTTGAGTCACTCGTTTGCCATCCGATAACGATGACCCATGCCAGTGTGCCCGACGAGCAGCGCAAACGCCTTGGCATTACCCAGGGACTGGTGCGGCTGAGCGTTGGTGTTGAAGATCCCGAAGATCTGATTGCAGATCTTGAGCAGGCATTGGCGTAA
- a CDS encoding T9SS type A sorting domain-containing protein, whose protein sequence is MKQRPYHTRTFLAGLILSVLLGIAASPVVRADKSGKSVSPPLRVFNGNGQLSIPSLNAVEIILAAAQNAPRSRSRTVLAADTNKTESKIIAVRATPDVLNVRVNLGAEQDKLEVTVLNLLGKEMKKVYSGYASKGEHEYSSSISDLPEGVYICTVQGSNFRRAEKFYLSR, encoded by the coding sequence ATGAAACAACGCCCGTACCATACCCGCACATTCCTTGCAGGCCTGATACTTTCAGTTCTGCTTGGGATTGCTGCATCGCCGGTAGTCCGGGCCGACAAAAGTGGGAAATCGGTATCGCCACCCCTTCGGGTGTTCAATGGCAACGGTCAGCTTTCAATCCCGTCACTCAACGCCGTAGAGATAATTCTGGCAGCAGCACAAAACGCACCGCGCAGCCGATCACGGACAGTGCTTGCGGCCGATACAAACAAGACTGAGAGCAAAATCATTGCCGTTCGGGCAACTCCCGACGTCCTGAACGTACGGGTAAATCTTGGTGCCGAACAGGACAAGCTGGAAGTAACCGTACTGAACCTGCTTGGCAAGGAAATGAAGAAAGTGTACAGCGGATATGCATCAAAAGGTGAGCATGAATACAGCTCATCGATTTCTGATCTGCCCGAGGGCGTGTATATCTGCACTGTTCAGGGCTCTAATTTCCGCAGAGCCGAAAAGTTTTACCTCAGCCGTTAA
- a CDS encoding choice-of-anchor D domain-containing protein, translating to MFHKMIRIFIFCISVAIAVQVSAQKKDDGHIQVVGGSQGTEFWIAIPANDFPQQPVTSLDVQIASAYSTEVTVYDAAGDKTYRRNIEPYVVRILNDTRGETNWSWEVREIERVVKKGIRITAPQPISVYVLNGKYVTSDGFLAIPTSAFGKKYIVTSYYDFAEYYQWPAGFVIVAKENGTVVNIKLRGTGKGYAKTMGGKQIGDEWQVSMEEGDVYCVTGDGTTRGLFDITGTEITSNKPIGMLSYHNRTTMPNLLVNGNGRDHMVEMTPPVETWGKKYVTVEYARNGSNPKAKGDVFRVISSQPNTTWTLKYYDKKTKKLLGQGGGKLMSAGDFADLAQATAPSVLTNGYSVWEADKPIFVMQYACSASFDGDDFHDPFMINVVPQEQFIPNTIFQSPTDPKYMVHKLNLIVWADTADPNYVDNLKSLEIDGKAVWNHPRAAAPTLLYNHMGNNLHWTQIDFNSEATAHHITTNGKIKFGGYIYGFGNVDSYGWPAASGFRPTTSVDTLPPLLTSTDLCGDFTYEATELRNIPDPPLATPRDTDQVETGVFSIDTVFGSNSTNYRLVYITADPPLPKDNSYKRFSFKWEVIDKSKDAYCEFDVTDWAGNFTRDTIQYFAPKLSFEPPILDFGKLRLGTNKTLQLTIRNTTGGNIELRRSRVLAGTYFSITANGIPPAVTLKDGETVTLDVTYQGTRETTNLLSDLDIDTIEISTECAPFRLPLVGVAAIPRIEVDNFNAGIVGVNEKVCKQPGITIKNPGSDTLVVTALTGYNGQNFTVSSPTTPPLPIRVAPKQEVVVTEICYERGSVGTDSIDVVFENNGDGPDSVSTWTGRTQEPGPRITGYNWLKRRVNTLHQALIEVRNSGNQAITLTDVTFMDGSKYWPAGSNDANFVFKINGLMQNGTPVTNPKVSVADVIQVLVEFRPADRQTYSQAIRPVWQESGIPDVSALLEGEGILPEITTQGASLLCLETPQGQPVSRNLVITNNGNMDLTVSVALAPGSDAAWSFATPPANPYTVSHIAGNNTLSIPVQYTRPSGYNGGSNLVVEVTHDAIPGNGTDSVLTTTAQTTERFDVASCAGPDIRVTDIDYGRQLANCDQPLMEFTISNTGGGVNRLEIRDLQLVDADAGVFQIVNILDASNVPVTLPFMIPAQSTYRVVVRFIPNEPNTAPWPDRSFSARIKVVNYEEGQNTEFNPDVYVQLRGIGYVVPFAFKLSNNRQGSVTDPNTDPSARFTVSASSSNWAGSGILSLTADVIYVTNSMAFTPGSITKLDLPGDWTVSDPVRTDINGTQSRLRFSLNGFTPLSADGNLFSFGTTLLLSEEFKQNQDLEVNLFRPCFITTTSGCSTEITNCALTKRVVSLSKNKHFVKPPSPNPVSSDVAVVEFGIGVTAPTTIELVNTAGQVVATLIRQSLEDGEYSLSIPVQSLSNGVYSLRIQSSDYAEAVPFVIAR from the coding sequence ATGTTTCATAAAATGATACGCATTTTTATTTTTTGCATTTCCGTGGCGATTGCCGTTCAGGTGTCCGCACAAAAGAAGGACGACGGGCACATTCAGGTTGTTGGCGGCTCACAGGGGACAGAATTCTGGATAGCAATACCAGCCAACGACTTCCCGCAGCAACCGGTAACGTCACTCGACGTACAGATCGCATCCGCCTATTCAACCGAGGTAACGGTATATGATGCCGCCGGTGATAAAACCTACCGCCGAAATATTGAGCCGTATGTTGTTCGGATCCTGAACGACACACGGGGCGAAACCAACTGGTCGTGGGAAGTGCGCGAGATCGAACGCGTGGTAAAGAAAGGGATTCGCATTACGGCGCCGCAGCCGATTTCGGTGTACGTGCTGAACGGTAAATACGTTACGTCGGACGGGTTCCTCGCCATTCCTACGTCGGCGTTCGGCAAAAAGTACATAGTTACGTCGTACTATGACTTCGCTGAATACTACCAGTGGCCGGCAGGCTTCGTAATTGTCGCCAAAGAAAACGGCACCGTCGTCAACATTAAACTGCGCGGTACCGGTAAGGGTTATGCCAAAACCATGGGGGGCAAGCAGATTGGTGATGAATGGCAGGTTTCCATGGAAGAGGGTGACGTGTATTGCGTTACCGGTGATGGAACCACCCGTGGTCTGTTTGATATTACCGGCACCGAAATCACAAGCAACAAGCCTATCGGCATGCTCTCGTATCACAATCGGACCACCATGCCCAATCTCCTGGTAAACGGCAACGGTCGAGATCACATGGTTGAGATGACGCCACCGGTTGAAACCTGGGGTAAAAAATATGTTACCGTGGAATATGCCAGAAACGGCTCCAACCCTAAGGCAAAAGGCGATGTTTTCCGCGTAATCTCATCACAGCCCAATACAACGTGGACGCTGAAATACTACGATAAGAAGACAAAGAAATTACTTGGACAGGGTGGTGGCAAGCTGATGAGTGCCGGTGATTTTGCCGACCTTGCCCAGGCTACAGCACCATCGGTGCTAACAAACGGTTACAGCGTGTGGGAAGCCGACAAGCCCATCTTCGTGATGCAGTACGCTTGTTCTGCCAGCTTTGACGGCGATGATTTCCACGACCCGTTCATGATTAACGTGGTGCCACAGGAACAGTTTATCCCTAACACAATCTTCCAGTCGCCTACCGATCCCAAGTACATGGTTCATAAACTAAACCTGATTGTTTGGGCTGACACCGCTGACCCTAATTATGTTGACAACCTGAAAAGCCTTGAGATTGACGGGAAGGCCGTGTGGAATCACCCCCGCGCGGCAGCTCCGACACTGCTGTACAATCACATGGGCAATAACCTTCACTGGACCCAGATCGACTTCAACTCTGAAGCAACAGCTCACCACATCACAACAAACGGTAAAATTAAATTTGGCGGTTATATCTACGGCTTTGGTAATGTTGACTCGTATGGCTGGCCCGCAGCTTCAGGGTTCAGGCCTACAACATCCGTAGACACATTACCACCGCTTCTTACCTCAACAGATCTCTGCGGCGACTTCACCTACGAAGCCACCGAATTACGCAACATCCCGGATCCGCCACTTGCAACACCAAGGGACACCGATCAGGTGGAAACAGGCGTCTTCAGCATCGACACGGTGTTCGGTTCGAACAGTACAAACTACCGGCTTGTATATATCACCGCTGACCCGCCGCTGCCCAAGGACAACTCGTATAAGCGGTTTAGCTTTAAGTGGGAAGTGATCGATAAATCCAAGGATGCCTACTGCGAATTTGATGTAACTGACTGGGCAGGCAATTTCACCCGCGATACCATTCAGTACTTTGCACCAAAGCTCAGCTTTGAACCACCGATCCTGGACTTTGGCAAACTCCGACTCGGAACCAATAAAACATTACAGCTCACCATCCGGAACACTACGGGTGGTAACATTGAGCTCCGGCGCAGCAGAGTACTGGCAGGAACGTATTTCTCGATTACCGCTAATGGTATTCCGCCGGCGGTTACACTTAAGGACGGTGAAACCGTAACCCTCGACGTCACCTATCAGGGAACCCGCGAAACCACCAACCTGCTGTCTGACCTTGATATTGACACCATTGAAATCTCCACCGAATGTGCCCCCTTCCGGCTTCCCCTGGTTGGCGTTGCCGCCATACCACGCATCGAAGTTGACAACTTTAATGCCGGCATCGTTGGCGTAAACGAAAAAGTGTGCAAGCAGCCCGGCATTACCATAAAGAACCCCGGATCGGATACTCTTGTGGTAACCGCACTTACGGGATATAACGGACAAAACTTTACGGTATCGTCACCCACAACACCGCCATTGCCCATCCGCGTAGCACCCAAGCAGGAAGTTGTTGTCACAGAAATTTGCTATGAGCGTGGCTCTGTGGGAACCGATTCGATAGACGTTGTATTTGAAAACAACGGCGACGGACCTGACAGCGTAAGTACCTGGACAGGCCGTACGCAGGAGCCTGGACCGCGCATCACCGGTTACAACTGGCTGAAACGTCGGGTGAACACATTGCACCAGGCCCTGATTGAAGTACGCAACTCCGGTAACCAGGCAATTACACTTACCGATGTCACATTTATGGATGGCTCCAAATACTGGCCCGCCGGAAGTAATGATGCCAACTTTGTGTTTAAGATTAACGGTCTGATGCAGAACGGTACCCCCGTTACAAACCCCAAGGTATCGGTAGCCGATGTTATCCAGGTTCTTGTTGAATTCCGTCCGGCAGACCGGCAAACGTACAGCCAGGCCATCAGGCCCGTATGGCAGGAAAGCGGTATTCCTGACGTGTCTGCCCTGTTGGAAGGAGAAGGAATTCTTCCAGAAATCACCACGCAGGGGGCTTCGCTCTTGTGTCTGGAAACACCGCAAGGACAGCCTGTTAGCAGAAACCTGGTCATCACCAACAATGGCAATATGGACCTGACGGTGTCGGTGGCCTTAGCCCCCGGCTCAGACGCCGCATGGTCGTTTGCCACGCCCCCGGCCAACCCCTACACCGTTTCACATATTGCCGGGAACAACACCCTTTCAATCCCGGTTCAGTACACCCGCCCAAGCGGTTACAACGGTGGCAGCAACCTGGTTGTTGAAGTTACCCACGATGCCATCCCCGGTAACGGTACTGACAGTGTGCTAACAACCACGGCTCAAACCACGGAACGCTTTGATGTGGCAAGCTGTGCAGGACCGGACATTCGGGTTACCGACATTGATTACGGTCGGCAACTTGCCAATTGTGATCAGCCACTCATGGAATTCACCATTTCAAACACCGGCGGTGGTGTAAACAGGCTGGAAATCCGTGACCTGCAACTTGTTGACGCCGACGCAGGAGTATTCCAGATTGTTAACATCCTGGATGCCTCGAATGTGCCTGTCACCCTACCGTTCATGATTCCCGCACAGTCCACCTACCGTGTTGTGGTACGGTTTATCCCCAACGAGCCAAACACGGCACCCTGGCCTGACAGGTCGTTTTCGGCACGAATCAAGGTTGTGAACTACGAAGAAGGCCAGAATACCGAGTTCAACCCCGACGTTTACGTTCAGCTGCGAGGAATTGGATACGTTGTACCCTTTGCCTTTAAGCTCTCCAACAACCGTCAGGGATCTGTAACCGACCCCAATACCGACCCGTCGGCCAGATTTACTGTTTCCGCCAGCTCATCCAACTGGGCCGGCTCCGGCATCCTGTCGCTCACTGCCGATGTGATCTATGTAACCAATTCAATGGCATTTACGCCGGGTTCGATCACCAAACTGGACCTCCCGGGTGACTGGACGGTTAGCGATCCGGTACGGACCGACATTAACGGTACACAATCACGCCTACGCTTCTCGCTCAACGGTTTCACGCCATTAAGCGCTGATGGTAACTTATTCTCGTTTGGTACTACCCTGCTCCTGTCCGAAGAGTTCAAACAGAATCAGGACCTGGAAGTAAACCTGTTCCGTCCGTGCTTCATCACCACAACATCGGGGTGCAGCACCGAAATCACTAACTGTGCCCTTACCAAGCGTGTAGTTTCGCTCAGCAAGAACAAACACTTTGTCAAGCCCCCTTCACCCAACCCTGTAAGTTCTGACGTTGCCGTTGTTGAATTTGGTATCGGCGTTACGGCACCAACAACAATCGAACTGGTGAACACTGCAGGTCAGGTTGTGGCCACGCTGATTCGGCAATCTCTGGAAGACGGCGAATATTCGCTCTCTATTCCGGTACAGTCACTTTCGAACGGCGTGTACTCACTGCGCATCCAAAGCTCTGACTACGCCGAAGCAGTCCCGTTTGTGATTGCACGGTAA